A single Borreliella afzelii DNA region contains:
- the bptA gene encoding virulence-associated protein BptA, with the protein MKKKIFFGLLLVCIFLVFFLFVKKENNIIYNKIIEKSEDRVFIDETYTYLFKDGNLKELVFIKSEIMSPEIDEYKKNINLTGYLIDSYRALYPGYKFDFTVHDNKIIGFKSVIFEGLEDSQVSRHENNLPSEKWQQLKDYNIGDPNINEKFFNLKFPFVVKNTLRVTLSKRFFKKIKKLKRLKIVLITNEDREYKIDIENFLPKYNL; encoded by the coding sequence ATGAAAAAGAAAATATTTTTTGGGTTATTATTAGTTTGTATTTTTTTAGTTTTCTTTTTGTTTGTAAAAAAAGAAAATAATATTATTTATAATAAAATTATTGAAAAGTCTGAAGATAGAGTCTTTATTGATGAAACTTATACATATCTTTTTAAAGATGGCAACTTAAAAGAATTGGTTTTTATAAAATCAGAGATTATGAGTCCTGAGATTGATGAGTATAAAAAGAATATAAATCTAACAGGTTATTTGATAGATTCTTATAGAGCGTTATATCCTGGTTATAAGTTTGATTTCACAGTGCATGACAATAAAATTATAGGCTTTAAAAGTGTGATTTTTGAAGGATTGGAAGATTCTCAAGTTTCAAGGCATGAAAATAATTTGCCAAGTGAGAAATGGCAACAATTAAAAGATTATAACATTGGAGATCCAAATATAAATGAAAAATTTTTCAATTTAAAATTTCCTTTTGTAGTAAAAAATACCTTGCGTGTTACTCTATCTAAAAGGTTTTTTAAGAAAATCAAAAAATTAAAACGATTAAAAATTGTTTTAATTACTAATGAAGACAGAGAATATAAAATAGATATAGAAAATTTTTTACCAAAATATAATCTTTAA